The Pedobacter mucosus genome window below encodes:
- a CDS encoding response regulator — protein sequence MKKKILIFDTNPAFLKELERTLSDEGYRVEAFSGSDIIKGKLETFRPDLLIMEISLDGRDARLICNEIKSAEYASGISIMLLTSLTHRQIAEIECDADAILAKSQPFPVLLRTIKDFTV from the coding sequence ATGAAAAAGAAAATTCTAATTTTTGACACTAATCCAGCTTTTTTGAAGGAGCTCGAACGAACCCTTTCGGACGAGGGGTACCGGGTTGAAGCTTTTTCCGGGTCCGACATTATTAAGGGTAAACTGGAAACCTTCAGGCCCGACCTGCTTATTATGGAGATCAGCCTGGACGGCAGGGATGCACGGTTGATCTGTAATGAAATCAAATCCGCTGAATATGCATCCGGTATATCCATTATGCTTTTAACTTCCCTTACCCACAGGCAGATCGCTGAAATCGAATGTGATGCGGATGCGATACTGGCAAAGTCGCAACCCTTCCCGGTGCTCCTGAGGACGATTAAGGATTTTACGGTTTGA
- a CDS encoding winged helix-turn-helix transcriptional regulator, whose amino-acid sequence MFKITAEPSHECKMAIMSVHDAMHVLGGKWKISIITCLLFGPRRYSDMLRDVKGISGKMLSRELKEMETNALINRSVSETPPVSVTYRLTNYGESVKPVIAILASWGEAHRNEVLRKK is encoded by the coding sequence ATGTTTAAAATAACGGCTGAGCCTTCACATGAATGCAAAATGGCGATCATGAGTGTACACGATGCAATGCACGTCCTGGGGGGAAAATGGAAAATTTCCATCATCACATGCCTGCTTTTTGGACCACGGCGGTATTCTGACATGCTGCGGGATGTCAAGGGGATTTCAGGGAAGATGCTGAGCAGGGAATTGAAGGAAATGGAGACCAATGCGTTGATTAATCGTTCGGTATCCGAAACGCCTCCGGTTTCAGTCACCTACAGGTTGACCAATTATGGTGAATCGGTGAAGCCTGTTATCGCTATCCTTGCCAGTTGGGGCGAAGCGCACAGAAATGAAGTCCTGAGAAAGAAGTAG
- a CDS encoding nitroreductase family protein: MKLLENLKWRYATKKFSAQKVPAAQISLLIEAVNLSASSTGLQPYRIFIIENPAMKAELGEGSFNTQIAESSHLMVFAAYQKVTLEHIEDYMRLISGQREIPLEALAEFKTALVGGLLERSDEENHAWAARQAYLALGTALIAAAELRIDSTPMEGFDSSKFDELLKLKEKGLKSVVTLALGYRDDKLDVFSNLKKVRVPDGEFATFVL; encoded by the coding sequence ATGAAATTACTAGAAAACCTTAAGTGGCGTTATGCTACCAAAAAATTCAGCGCTCAAAAAGTCCCGGCAGCTCAGATCAGTCTGCTGATAGAGGCCGTAAATCTATCCGCATCATCCACAGGCCTGCAGCCTTACCGAATTTTCATTATCGAAAACCCTGCAATGAAGGCAGAACTTGGGGAAGGCTCGTTTAATACCCAAATTGCCGAATCCTCTCATCTAATGGTTTTTGCTGCTTATCAGAAAGTCACACTGGAACATATCGAGGATTATATGAGGCTCATTTCAGGCCAGCGTGAAATTCCCCTCGAGGCCTTAGCGGAGTTTAAAACCGCCCTTGTGGGTGGACTTCTTGAGCGGTCTGATGAAGAAAACCATGCCTGGGCAGCAAGGCAGGCCTATCTGGCACTGGGAACAGCGCTTATCGCAGCAGCAGAACTCAGGATTGATTCCACTCCGATGGAAGGCTTTGATTCCTCAAAATTCGATGAGCTGCTGAAGCTGAAGGAAAAGGGATTGAAAAGCGTGGTAACGCTCGCTCTGGGCTATCGGGATGATAAGCTTGATGTTTTTTCAAACCTGAAAAAGGTCAGGGTTCCTGATGGGGAGTTTGCAACCTTTGTCCTCTGA
- a CDS encoding TlpA disulfide reductase family protein, with translation MFTPALLFAQRSEFTISGKTSPDHNGKTILLLYPQAKTTFVDSVKVIDGSFSFKGSLEMPALGRLKFRQNRKDSLALFLSHEDIAVILKDSLRHAVLSGGDNTTDFIKVSQKLSPLTDTVTMAIKKYMTIPASSRTAEDTKTLTTAIRKASESGSRVVYEFLSKNPDSYVSLFFLNKYTRIMNYETVSPHFQKLSTAVRRTPLGMDFNERMNAKKGKFIGSKAIPFESTTPEGAKLALNEVIAKGKFTFIDFWASWCGPCRAENPNVVRAYSQFHDKGFNILSVSLDTKADLWKAAIAKDGMPWYHVSSLLGWKEPVAALYGVRAIPQNILIDQNGIIIAMDLKGEALLAKLSGLLK, from the coding sequence ATGTTCACCCCTGCACTGCTTTTTGCGCAACGCAGTGAATTTACCATCAGTGGGAAAACATCCCCTGACCATAACGGCAAAACCATCCTATTGCTGTATCCACAGGCAAAAACAACTTTTGTCGACAGTGTAAAGGTTATCGATGGCAGCTTTAGTTTCAAAGGTTCGCTCGAGATGCCTGCATTGGGACGACTGAAGTTCAGGCAGAACAGAAAGGACAGCCTGGCGTTATTTCTCTCTCATGAGGATATCGCTGTTATCCTTAAAGATTCTTTGAGGCATGCCGTTTTATCGGGCGGCGATAACACAACGGATTTTATTAAGGTATCGCAAAAACTCAGCCCGCTGACCGATACAGTGACCATGGCTATAAAAAAATATATGACCATTCCTGCCTCCTCCCGTACCGCGGAAGACACCAAAACCCTGACCACAGCAATTAGAAAAGCCTCTGAATCCGGCAGCCGGGTGGTTTATGAATTTCTGTCAAAAAATCCGGATTCCTATGTTTCTTTGTTCTTTCTGAACAAATATACCCGGATTATGAACTATGAAACGGTATCTCCGCATTTTCAGAAACTAAGCACTGCAGTTCGGCGCACCCCGCTCGGAATGGATTTTAATGAGCGGATGAACGCCAAAAAAGGTAAATTCATAGGATCAAAGGCAATTCCATTTGAATCCACCACGCCCGAGGGCGCAAAACTGGCCCTTAACGAAGTGATAGCAAAAGGCAAATTTACTTTTATTGATTTTTGGGCCAGCTGGTGCGGCCCCTGCAGGGCAGAGAACCCGAACGTAGTCAGGGCGTATAGTCAATTTCATGATAAAGGGTTTAACATCCTGAGCGTCTCACTGGATACCAAGGCGGATCTATGGAAAGCAGCGATAGCAAAAGACGGAATGCCCTGGTACCATGTTTCTTCTTTACTGGGATGGAAAGAACCCGTAGCAGCGTTATATGGTGTAAGGGCCATCCCTCAGAATATCCTTATCGATCAGAACGGAATAATCATCGCTATGGACCTTAAAGGAGAGGCACTGCTGGCAAAGCTTTCTGGCCTGCTGAAATAA